A region from the Algoriphagus machipongonensis genome encodes:
- a CDS encoding ECF-type sigma factor, which yields MIKNQFLSCYEELSQLAHHRLRFEYNSNTLDTSALVHEAYLKMDKHENGFQDKNHFLAIAAIVMRRFLVDYARQKQRVKRGGDQIQLTYGAISNPVVTTPEEVLHLNEALTRLKAINHRHCRVVEFHFFGGYKHEEIAQMMGVSIDTVRRDWRLAKAWLSKELKN from the coding sequence TTGATCAAAAATCAATTTTTATCTTGCTATGAGGAGTTAAGTCAACTTGCTCATCATAGACTGAGGTTTGAATATAATTCAAATACTTTAGATACTTCTGCCTTGGTTCATGAAGCCTATCTAAAAATGGATAAACATGAAAATGGGTTTCAGGATAAGAATCATTTTTTGGCGATTGCAGCGATTGTAATGAGGAGGTTTCTGGTTGATTATGCAAGGCAAAAACAACGAGTGAAAAGGGGAGGAGATCAGATTCAATTGACCTATGGGGCGATTTCAAATCCTGTCGTAACTACACCAGAGGAGGTCTTACATTTAAATGAGGCCTTGACAAGGTTAAAAGCCATCAATCATAGACATTGTAGAGTGGTGGAGTTTCATTTTTTCGGAGGATATAAACATGAAGAAATTGCTCAAATGATGGGGGTTTCAATCGACACAGTTCGTAGAGATTGGAGATTAGCAAAGGCTTGGTTGAGCAAAGAATTAAAGAATTAA
- a CDS encoding M20/M25/M40 family metallo-hydrolase, producing MQGKLLNKGPLDASSILLYYFHNSIVHPQEMKYTYLIIALFLSFKSYSQALDQTLLSQLTDKNWQHGISLLQEIVSIPNDAFYPEQAELNIKWSEEQFKKRDWSTQRLETGGIPLLLVEKSSLGATKTILFYFHMDGQAVDRSLWDQEDPYTPELKEQDAQGNWVTISKDRLKSEYNPDWRIFARSASDDKGPLAMFLTGMDALEDEGISPDFNIKVILDFEEEKGSPKLPEAVKKYKSLLASDMMLIMDGPRHTSNEPTLSYGARGIADLTLTTYGPRVPQHSGHYGNYAPNPALLLSQLLASMKDANGRVIIPGYYDGINLTQTEKEILSKVPDDENSIQQKLGIGRTDQVGKTYQESIQYPSLNIRGLESAWVGSEARTIVPATAIAEIDVRLVPESDPERLFGLIKNHIEDQGFHIVAQDPTDEERMKYPKIVKVDFIISYQAFRTPMDSDAGKWLRASMNRAFGKEPVQIRISGGSIPISPFVDALGIPAVTIPTVNADNNQHSPNENIRLGNYKDGIITVMSILTQTTQNALEFK from the coding sequence ATGCAAGGGAAATTATTGAATAAAGGTCCCTTAGATGCTTCTTCCATTTTACTTTACTATTTTCATAATTCCATTGTTCACCCTCAAGAGATGAAATACACTTACCTAATTATTGCCCTCTTTCTTAGTTTCAAAAGTTATTCACAAGCTCTAGACCAAACTTTGCTTAGTCAGCTCACTGACAAAAACTGGCAGCACGGAATCAGTCTTCTTCAAGAAATCGTAAGCATCCCAAATGATGCTTTCTACCCAGAACAAGCCGAATTAAATATCAAATGGTCTGAGGAGCAATTTAAAAAGCGAGATTGGTCTACTCAAAGGCTAGAGACGGGTGGCATACCTCTTTTACTCGTAGAAAAGTCATCTCTTGGAGCCACAAAAACCATTTTGTTTTATTTCCATATGGATGGGCAAGCAGTAGATAGAAGCTTATGGGATCAAGAGGATCCTTACACGCCTGAATTAAAGGAGCAAGATGCTCAGGGAAATTGGGTTACCATTTCTAAAGACAGATTAAAATCTGAATATAATCCTGATTGGAGAATTTTTGCAAGATCCGCATCAGATGACAAAGGTCCCCTCGCTATGTTTTTGACAGGTATGGATGCTTTAGAAGATGAAGGAATTTCCCCTGATTTTAACATAAAAGTGATTTTGGATTTTGAGGAAGAAAAGGGGTCCCCAAAGCTTCCGGAAGCTGTAAAAAAATACAAATCCTTATTGGCATCTGACATGATGCTGATCATGGATGGTCCTCGTCATACCAGCAATGAGCCCACTTTAAGCTATGGCGCAAGAGGCATAGCAGATTTGACCCTCACTACCTATGGACCGAGGGTACCGCAGCATAGCGGACATTATGGTAATTACGCTCCAAATCCAGCATTGCTATTATCCCAGCTCTTGGCTTCTATGAAAGATGCAAATGGAAGGGTAATTATCCCAGGCTATTATGATGGCATAAATCTAACTCAAACTGAAAAGGAGATTTTATCAAAAGTGCCAGATGATGAAAATTCAATTCAGCAAAAACTAGGCATTGGAAGAACTGATCAAGTGGGTAAGACTTATCAAGAAAGTATTCAATATCCCTCACTGAATATCAGAGGTTTGGAATCTGCATGGGTCGGCAGCGAAGCACGAACAATCGTACCTGCCACTGCCATTGCAGAAATTGATGTAAGACTTGTTCCTGAATCAGACCCAGAGAGGCTGTTTGGATTGATCAAAAACCATATCGAAGATCAAGGTTTTCATATTGTTGCTCAAGATCCAACAGATGAAGAAAGAATGAAGTATCCTAAAATTGTAAAAGTAGATTTTATTATCTCTTATCAGGCATTTAGGACTCCCATGGACTCTGATGCAGGAAAATGGCTAAGAGCTTCCATGAATAGAGCTTTTGGAAAAGAACCTGTACAGATACGAATATCAGGTGGATCCATTCCTATTTCCCCGTTTGTAGATGCTTTAGGCATCCCAGCAGTGACCATCCCTACAGTCAATGCAGATAATAACCAACATAGTCCAAATGAGAACATCCGCTTAGGGAATTACAAAGACGGAATTATTACTGTCATGTCTATTCTCACTCAAACGACTCAAAATGCTTTAGAATTTAAATAA